GCCAGCACCGTCAACGGCGGCATCCTCGCGGCCCTGTTCGACTACGCCATTGGCTGCACCGGCGCCCTGGTCGACCCAGGCCGGCGCTGCGCCACGGTGCAGCTCTCCATGAGCTTCGAGCGCGCCGTCACGGGCGGCAGCATCCGCGTGGAGTCCGAAATCGACAGTCAGAGCGTCTCCATGCTCTTCGCCACCGCCCGCCTGTACGACGATGCGGGCCGTGTGTGCGCCCGCTGCCAGGGCGTGGTGAAGCTCTCCAACGCCCGCTGGGCCTCTGGAGACAGCCCCGCCGTCAACTGACCCTTGCCTACTCCGCCCCACATCCTCCTGGCTTCCGACGATATGTCCGGCCCGAACGTACGTTCTGGGGTCACCGGGGAGCCGGCGCGCTCCCCAGAAGCCTTTGAGCGACGGGAAGACGGCATGAGTGCAGCCGTGCAGGGCCTGCGGATGACGACGCTGCGACTGTCCAAGGAAGCCGATGAACCCGCTGAAGCGACCGCCCCAGGAGGCGAAGAAGCCCTCCTGTCGCGGCGCGCGCTGGCGGGTGACCGGGCGGCCTGGGACGCGCTGGTGGCGCGCCATCACCGGCGGGTCGTGGTCTCGCTGCTCGCCCGCGGCGTCCGGGTGGACCGGGCGCAGGAGCTGGCGCAGGAGACCTGGGCACGGCTCATCCAGCAGCAGCAGCGCGGACTGCTGACGGAGCTGCGCCTGCCCAACCTCGCCCTCACCCAGGCGGCCTTCCTGGCCGCGGACGACGCACGGCGGACCCGCCGCGAGTCCATCTCCGGCGCGGTGGACGAGCTGCCCGAGCGGCACCACCCGGTGGACCCCTCCGTCTCCGCGGAGCGGCGCCTGCTCTCCGAGGAACAGCTTTCAAGGGCCCACGCCGCGCTGGCGCAGGTGTCCCCCAGCGCGCGAAACGTCTTCCTCCTGGCCTGTGACGGGCAGGAGCTTCCCCATGCTGAAGTCGCCTCACGCGTTGGCCTGTCGGTCCAGCGCGTGCGGCAGATCCTGTGCGAGGTCCGCAAGAAGCTGCGCACCGCGCTCGAGGAGGAAACCCATGCTTAAGCCCCATCTCACCCGCGACGCCGCGGAGCAGTACATCCTGGGGGCGCTGGCACCCGAGAAGGCCGCGAGCCTCGAGGCGCACACGCTGGAATGCGAGCCCTGCGCGCGGCTGCTCCAGGAAGAAGCCCTGCTGTCGGAGCAGCTTCAAGAAGTGGCCAGCACCTTCCCGCGGGAGGCGCCGGTCATCCGCCCCGCCCGCTGGGACACGCGGCGCGTGGCGGTGGGCGCGGCCCTGGCCACCGCCGCCTCGCTGGCCCTGGTGCTGCTGTCGGGTGACCAGCGGTCCACGTCGCTTGGCGCCCTCGCGCCGGAAGCCCCTCCGTCCCTGGCGGGATTGGAGGCGGAGGCCCGGGAGCCGCAGGCCATCGTCGTGGCCTGCCCGGACCTGGCCACGCAGGCGTCATGCACTCAATCGGCCGAGGAGCGAGGGCTCCTCGTCCAGTATCCATGGGGCACGGGTGAAGTTCCGCGTTACGAAGCCCGCACGGGCCTCCCCAAGGACGCGCTGAGCGCGCGCCGCCCCGTGTCGCTGTGAGGACTCCCGTCATGGACTTCCGGAAGAGACTCGCTGCCCTCCTGCTCGCGCTGGCCTCCACCGGGGCCGGCGCGCAGCCGTTGGACAGTGCCCAGAAGCTGCCCATGGGCTGGTATGTGACGGAGAGCGCCCCCAAGCGCTACGAAGCGGGCGTGGACACCGCCGACACGTGCGAGGGCACCCGCAGCGCCTACCTCCGCTCGCTGTCGCCGGACGAGAACGGCTACGGCACCTTCATGCAGGCCTTTGGCGCGCAGGACTTTCGCGGCAAGCGACTGCGCTTCTCCGCCTCGCTCCGCATCAAGGACGTGGAAGGCTGGGCGGGCCTGTGGATGCGCGTGGAGGGCCCCGACCCGAAGCAGCCCCTGGCCTTCGACAACATGCAGTCGCGCGCCCTGGTGGGCACCGCGGGCTGCAAGCGCTACGAGGTGGTGCTGGACGTCCCGAAGGAGGCCACCACCATCATGGCCGGCCTCATCATGAGCGGCACCGGCCGGGCCTGGCTGGACGGCGTGCGCTTCGACGTCGTGGACGCGTCCGTTCCCGTCACGGACCTGCTGGCCTCACGGCCGGTGGTGGCGGCCAACGGCCCCGCGGGGCTGGAAGACGGCCCCGCCTCCGGTTCGAAGAACGACACCCTGCCGCTGGGCCGCGTCGGAGACGTCTGGTTCAACCAGGGCCGCATCGCCGCGGACAAGCCTTACACGCGGAACAAGGACGGCGTCTGGGTGAGCATCCTCGGCGAAGAGGTCTACGAGCACGGCATCGCGGTGACGGGCACCCTGGGGCAGCGCGCGCTGGACCTGAAGCTGAGGGCCGGCGGGCGCTATACCCGCATCGAGGGCACCTGGGGCAAGGAGACCGTCGACATCCAGATGTCCCCCGAGAAGCTCAGCATGCGCTGGGGCAAGCTCACGCGCGAGCTGGCGCGGGACTCGAGCGCCCAGGTGAACGGCACGTGCAACCGCTACCAGCGCACGGAAGGCGCCCGCGTGGTGGACCAGTTGGACGTCTGCGGCGCGGCGCTGGGGACTCGGCCGCCCAGCGCGCAGCTCGTGATGTCCTTCCTGGCGAACGGCTTCAGCCCCACCCTGCCGACCCGGGGACTTGCGGCGCCGCAGCCGCCCGTTCGCAGCCGCGAGGCGCTGGACACCGAGCGGACCGCCAACGGCCCGCAGTGAGCGCGCGGGGCCCGTGACAACGGGCCCGGACCTGGACACGGCGCCTTCCGTCAGAAGGCGAAGTCGCGCTCCAGCGTTTCGCTCCCCGCCTGCACGGACAGGTGGGCAGAGCGCGCGCCCGTGGAGGACGCGGTCGTCAAATCAAAAGCCAGGCCCTCCGGCCCCTGGGCCGGTTTGAGCGAGGGACGCCCAGGGCTGAGAAACACCGCCGCCGTCACCGTCCGCCCCGAAAGGGGCTGCACCAGCAGCCGCACGCGCTGACGCTCCCGCACCAGCACCACGCGGAAATCCCGGCGCTCCTCCAGCACTTCGCGCTGCTCGGGAAGGCGCGCGGCCGAGCCGCGGTGTGACACGGGCGCGCGCGACGTGCGCGCGGAGCGCGTCACCGCGCCCTCCTCCATGTCCAGGGCCTCGTCGATGGCCTCCTCGCCCTCGTCGAGCGCCAGCACGGCCTGGGCACATTCGCCACAGCGCGCCGTGTGCGCATCCAGACGGGTTCGCTCGTCCTCGGACAGCAGCCCCATGTCGAGGCGCCAGAGGTCATCCGCGGTGAGGTGCCGGCGCGGGGGGACGTCCACGGGGGCGGCGTCCGCCATGTCCGCGCGGCAGTCCTGGCAATTCTGAAGGTGGGCGGTCAGCGTCTGGGCGGTGGACGTCCAGGTGGCCACCAGGTCATCGCAGCCGGCGCGCGCGGAAAACCACCAGGCGGCGTCCTGCTCTGCGGGCTCGAGGAGGTCGCGCTCCTGCCGGCGCTGCGGATTGAGGGGGATGAACCAACGCGCCCGAGGACGAAGCGCGGAGTCGATACTCTGGAGCGCGGCGAGAAATTGGTCTCGAACCTGCGCGGCCTCGCCGTCGAGGGCTCCGTGAAATCCCTCCCAGACGGCCAGGGCGTGTGCGGCGGAGGCGGCCCGGTCGCGAGCCGAAAGTCCCTCCAGCGCGGAGGCACGCCACATGTCGGATTCGTCGCCCCCGTCCAGCGCCACCTCCACGGATTCCTCCGCGGCCCGCAGGAGCTGCGGCTGAAGTGACTGTGGCTTCTGCGCCTTCAACCACGCTTCGACTTGAGGTCGACCCAAGCCCCGAAGGGCACCATCCACACCTTCGGTCTCCACCCGGGAGCGGCGGCGAAGCAGGTCGCCAGCAGCCTCGAGAACTTCACCGGTGGAAGCCGTGCCCGACAGAAGCTGAGAGCGGCGGGCGGAATAGCGGGACAGCGTATCTCCAACAATCATGGGTTCATTCCTCCTGGGTACCCCGGGTGTGGCGGGGGAGGAGGCGGCTCACGCTTCCTCCCCATGCGACTCGCGCTGAAGATCCAGCAGGTAGAGCTTGAGGTAGGCCTGCGCACGGCTGACGCGCTTGTAGCTGTTCACCACGGTGATGTTCAGGCGCCGGGCACATTCTTCGTGATCCTCGACGTCTTCGTGGTGGTACAGGTCCCAAGCCGAGGCTTCCTTCGGGTGCTCCTGCTGGAGGCGGGCATAGGCCGCCCAATACAGTTCCTGGGCTTCGGCGCGCTCTTCACGCCGCTTCCCGAACTCGACGGCGCGAGCCACCTGGGAGGGTGGCTCCTCCATGGCGTCATCGGGATCCGACGGGGGCGCCGCGAGCTCCTCGCGGTGCTTCCGGTAGAAGTCGATGGCCACGTGCTTGACGATGCGCAGGAAGAACGTCTTGGGAGACGCGCTCCGCCCCGGCATCTGCTCCGACACGCCGCGGAACTGGTCCAGACCCCGGTCGATGAACTTCCCGACCGCGTCCTGGAAGAGCTCGTCCGCGTCCGCTGGGGACCCACGGCCGTAGCTCGCCTGAATCTTGCTGATGACGTACCGGGACGGACGGGCCCACCGCTGCACCAGCGCCCCAAGCGGCCCTCCAACGGGCTCGCCAGTGGCGCGGCGGCGGACCACCTCCGCGAACAATTCGTCATCCGTGAGCTGCTCGTACACCGGAAGGACCTGGGGGCTGCGCCGGGGGAGTCACCCCGGGATGTTGGGTTTCGGGGATGTGGCGCGGCAAGGTACCACGTTGGCATCCGCAGGCAGCCTCCGAGACAAGCAGGGGGCGCCAACCCAGCGAAATCACCGGACAAATTGGCACCCAGGGCGTTGGACGAAAGCCGCGCGGGATTCCTGACGAAAATAGAGACGGGGCTCCGGCCGAAATCGGCCCCGAAAATCCACCTGTCAGGAACAGCGAGGCCCCGCGTCTTCAGCCCCATCGCTTTCGAGCGCCCGGCCGATGCAGCCCTACAAGCCGTGGTTCGACTCCACACACATGCTCACGCATGTGACCGACGGTCGGTCCGTCACTGATCTCGTTAATCAGCCAACCGGCTTCTTCACTCGGGCGCTCAACTTTTCTTTCAGAGGATTCGCGTCATGTCCCGCCGCACCATCGTCATTGGAGACCTGCACGGCTGCCACGATGAAGCCGTGGAGCTGCTCGACAAGGTGGGAGCGACCTCCAGCGACCGGATCATCTTCGCGGGTGACCTGGTGGACCGCGGCCCCAAGCGGCGCGAGTGCGTGGAGCTGGCCATGCGGCACGAGGCCATCCTCGGCAACCACGAGGAGACGCACCTCCAGCAGCGCCACCGCGCGGACGAGCGGATGCTCCCCGACCACCTCGAAACGCGCCGGGTGCTCGAACCCGAGCACTACGCGTGGATGGCCGGGCTGCCCCACTACCTGCGGCTGCCAGAGCACAACGCCGTCGTCGTGCACGCGGGCATGCTGCCCAACGTTCCCGTCGAGAAACAGGACCCGTACCACCTGCTCCATGCCCAGTGCATCCGGCCCCCGGCGACCAAGAGCTACTGGCCGTCCAAGGCACCCGAGGGCTGGACCTTCTGGACACACCACTGGAAGGGCCCGGAGCGGGTCATCTTCGGCCACACCGTCTTCGATGCGCCGCTCGTCACCGAGTACGCGGTGGGCATCGACACCGGCTGCGTGTACGGCCACTCCCTGACCGCCGTCGTACTCCCCACCTGGGAGTTCGTCTCGGTGCCAGCACGGAGTGCGTACCGGGGTGGCAAGAGCGTGGCCCGGATTCCGGTCCACGGCGACGTGTCCGTCTTCTCGTAATCGATTTCGCGCCCGGCCGACGGGGCCCAACACGCATACAGCTGTCGCGGGTTCGAATCCCGCCGGAGCCATTCACGGCTCCGTAGCTCAGCGGTAGAGCACTGGGACCGTTAATCCAAGAAGCGGCCTCGTCACTCGGGCGCCCCCTTTCCTCCCCATCCTCACTTCGCACGGGCGGCCTTCGCCAAGGCGCAAGGCCCTCGTGCGTCCACGCTCGGTGCACTCCGCTCGCCTCGTCGCGAGTGGGCCGCCCCGCGCCTGACCCGCGGCATGTCCCAAGGGGGACATCATGACGACCCAGACGCAGAACCCGAACGCGCGGCTGCCCGAGGCGCAGCGCGGTCCTGCCGAGCGACTGCTGGACCTGGTGCTCGGCGGCTCCGCCCACCTCTGGCACAACCGGCCCGGCCTGGACATGAATGGCACCTGGCACGCGGCGGCGCACGCCACGCCGTTCCAGCGCGAGCGTGGGCGTCCGGTGAAGCCGGGCCTCTTCGTTCCCGCCGCCGTGAAGCTCTATGGCCAGTTGCTGGCCATCTACAAGCTCAACGCGGAGCTGATGGCGCACTTCGCGTCCTACGCGCTGACGCAGACGGACTGGCGTGACCTGAAGGTCGCGACGTGCGCGCTCATGCTGGTGCAGGAGCACGCGGGCCAGCCCGTGCGCGACGACCAGGGCGGCGTGGCCTTCCACGACGACGACTGGCGGGCGATTGGCGAGGCGATGGTGCTCCACTACGAGCGCAAGTCGACGCGCATGCTCACGCCCAAGGCGGTGCTGCGCGTGGCGGAGCTGCTGGAGCACCCGGACATCGCTCGGCTCAACCGCGAGGCGGGCTTTGGTGACCCGGCGTCCCGCAAGGCGCCGCTGGGCCGCTGGAAGCGCGTGGCGTCGAAGTGGCTGGCGGCGCGCGAGGCCAACCTGCCCATGCTCCAGGGTCTGGTGAAGGCGGGCTACAAGGAGACGCTGAAGAAGCTGGCGCGCAAGGCAGGCTACAAGCCGCGCACGCAGGGCTTCTTCGAGGTGCTCGGCTGGAAGCAGAAGCAGTCCGCGCAGGGCCACCGCGAGGTGGGTCTGAACGGGCTGACGCTGGTCAAGCGCGAGCGCTTCGACGGCCTGTCGGAGGCGGACATCTGCGAGTGGATCTCCCTGGAGCGTCTCTCCTACAAGGAGGTCGTGGGACGGCTGCCGAAGAACGTGGGTCTCACGCCGGCCATCATGGCGGCGCTGCTGCCTTCGCTGTCGGACCGTGACCTTCGCCTGATGACGCCCACGCTCGAGGAGCTGGGACTCCTGACGGACGCGGACATCCGCGCGCGGTGGGAGAAGGCCGTGCAGACCTCCACGGACCAGCGGGCGCTGAACATCGCGAAGAACGTCCGCAGCGAGGCGCTGCGGCGCAAGCTGGAGGAGGCCAGCGACAACGCGGCACGACAGGCGGTGGCGGAGGCGACTGCGGAGACCGACGTGCGGGTGATGTTCCTCATCGACAAGTCGGGCTCCATGGAGGGGGCCATCGAGAGTTCGAAGGAGGCGCTGTCGCGCATCCTCGCGGGCTTCCCGATGGACAAGCTGCACATCGCCGCGTTCGACACCCTGGGCACGGTGCTCCGTCCGAAGGCCGCCTCCCGTCTCGCCGTCCAGCACATGCTGGCGGGACTGAAGGCGTCCGGTGGAACGGCGCATACGGCCGGCGTGTATGCGCTGCACCGTGCCGGCTTTCGCGTGCCGGAGGACGCGAAGCTGGTGGTCATCGTGGTGGGAGACGAGGCCGGAGAGGCAGGCGACCAGTTCGCCCGGGCATTCCGTGACCTCCGCATCCCAGTGTCCGCCATGGCCATGCTGGTGTCAGTGGCACACGTGCGGGGCTCGACGGTGCGCACCTGCGCCGCGCAGCTCCAAGTGCCTTTCAGCGAGGTGAACGTGGAGCAGTTCGATGACCCGTACCAGGTTCCCCGGGTGCTCAAGGCGCTGATGGATGCGCCGACGCTGCCGGGAGCCCACCAGTCCGGCTGGGTGGAGCGGGTGATGCGTACGCCGCTGCTGAAGGTGGCGTGACACCCACGCAGGAGAGGAAGAGGAGGCGCCGTGGACTACCGGAAGTTTCTCGGACAGGTGGAGTCGGTGGTGCTGCCGTATCTGGGCGGCGGCACCGTGGACTCGGCCTCACGGCGCCTCCGTGTCACCACGCCGGTCTCCCCGGGGTGGTGGCGCTTCGACGTGAAGGGACGTGAGGCCACGCCCCGTGAGCCCGCCGAGCCTCCGTGCATGGACACACTGCCGCGCGTGCGGGGCCATGCCTGGGGGCGCAGGTTGGTGCGCGAAGGCGCCGTGGCGGAGCCCCTGGAGTTGATGCCGGAAGAGGAGCCGCCGCGCCTCGCGCCCGTGAGCGCGCGCCGGTGGCATGACGGTTCCCTGCTCTTCGACAGCGTGGACTTCGAGGGCGAAGCAGAGGGCTCGGCGCGCATCGCATTGGAGGAGGACCAGCCCCTCGGGCAGGTCCCAGGCGTGAGCGCCCCGCTGCGGGCCGCGTTTGGCTACGCCCTGCTGGAGCGCGTTTCGCGCGACCTGGACATCCGCTTCGTGCCAGCCGAGGTCCGAAGCCGGATACTCGCGGTGGCGGAGAACGGCCGCGCCGCCGCGGAGGACTGTCTGCGCCGGCTGAGCCATGAACGCGAAGCCCGGACGGCATGGTTGCGCCAGCAGCAAGAGGCGGCGGAGCGGCGCGCTCGGGCCGAGAACCTCGTCGAGGAAGCCCAACGGCGCGTCGCGCACCTGGAGAGGCGCGTGGGACGAGGTCCTCCGAACGAGGACGGCATGCATCGAGCCCAACGGGCCCTGCACAAGGCGGGCGCGCGTCCACTCGACATGAGGCGGCTCGCGGGCCAGCGCCTGGAGGTGACGTATGCCTTCATGGGGGAGCGCTTCGTCTCCATCGTCGCGGCGGATTCGCTCCAGGTCCTGGACGCGGGCATCTGCCTGGCCGGTGCTGACGAAACAGTCACGTTGGAGAGCCTGCCGTCCGTCATCCGAGAAGCCATTGAAACCGACGTGCTGGTCGTGACCCGGCACACCTGAGGAGAAGGTCATGTCCCCCCACGAGGTCTGCATGCTCATTGGTCATGACGGCGAGGTGCTGTGGTGCGATGAGTCCAACAGCCCGGCGCGGATGCCAGACTCGCGAAGCCGCTGGCAGGCCATCTGGCGGCTGCGCGAGGTGCTCGAGGAAGTCGCGCACAGCCACCCCGACGGTCCACTCGGCTTCTCCACCGAGGACGAGAGCACCATGTCGGCGCTCACCTCCGCGCTCGGCAAGCCGCTGCGTTTCTCCGTCGTGGCGCCGGAGGGCATGGTGTCACGACAAGGAGACCGGGACGTGCTGGTGGTGGAAGAGCCCTGGTGGGCGGAGGCGCTGCGCAGCGCCTCCGGCATCCGCCACACGCCCAGTGGCCTTGCCTGAGCCGCTTACACCGTCCGCGTCCAGAGGTCGCGAATGTCCGGAGGGAGTTGGCCCATGACGTCCTCCACCTCCCCTTCGGTAATCTGGTCGCGGACCGCGTCCATCACCGCCCGCACCACGGGCTCCACGGCGGCCGGCTGAAGGCTCAAGTCCTCGCCCACGCGGCGCAGCAGGTGCTCTCGGTGGAACTTGGGCGGCAGCTCGTCCTCGTGCTTCTCGCAACGGTGCAACAGCAGCGTCAGCTTGCGGGGAAGCTGGTCCTCCAGGTCGCTTGCCTCCTCGCTGAGAATCCGCTGTTCCAGTGCGCAGAGGACGGATACGGCGGCCTTCTCCGCCACCGCGGGGGACATGCCGCCCCGCTCGCACAGATGCTGGAGGAAGGCCGCGTACGTCTGGCTCGTGCGCGACTCGTGGCGCAACCTCCGGCGAACCTCGATGGGCGTATCCCGGCGGCTGGCTTGACGCTCGCCGCCCTGCGGAGCGCCCTTTCCTTGCTCACGGTCATTGGGCATGGGGGCTGTCCTTCCTGAAGAAAGTCGTGTGGGCCTCACGGTGCCCACGGCGTCAGAAAGGAGCACGACGCAGCGGAACGGGAGCCGTGCCGCCGCCTCCCCGCTCGCTACGCCGCCTTGCTGCGCACGTAGGTCTCGAAGAGCGCACCAAAGAAGAAGCGCCCGAAGCGGGCGAGCGCCGCCAG
This genomic window from Myxococcus hansupus contains:
- a CDS encoding vWA domain-containing protein, which encodes MTTQTQNPNARLPEAQRGPAERLLDLVLGGSAHLWHNRPGLDMNGTWHAAAHATPFQRERGRPVKPGLFVPAAVKLYGQLLAIYKLNAELMAHFASYALTQTDWRDLKVATCALMLVQEHAGQPVRDDQGGVAFHDDDWRAIGEAMVLHYERKSTRMLTPKAVLRVAELLEHPDIARLNREAGFGDPASRKAPLGRWKRVASKWLAAREANLPMLQGLVKAGYKETLKKLARKAGYKPRTQGFFEVLGWKQKQSAQGHREVGLNGLTLVKRERFDGLSEADICEWISLERLSYKEVVGRLPKNVGLTPAIMAALLPSLSDRDLRLMTPTLEELGLLTDADIRARWEKAVQTSTDQRALNIAKNVRSEALRRKLEEASDNAARQAVAEATAETDVRVMFLIDKSGSMEGAIESSKEALSRILAGFPMDKLHIAAFDTLGTVLRPKAASRLAVQHMLAGLKASGGTAHTAGVYALHRAGFRVPEDAKLVVIVVGDEAGEAGDQFARAFRDLRIPVSAMAMLVSVAHVRGSTVRTCAAQLQVPFSEVNVEQFDDPYQVPRVLKALMDAPTLPGAHQSGWVERVMRTPLLKVA
- a CDS encoding metallophosphoesterase, with amino-acid sequence MSRRTIVIGDLHGCHDEAVELLDKVGATSSDRIIFAGDLVDRGPKRRECVELAMRHEAILGNHEETHLQQRHRADERMLPDHLETRRVLEPEHYAWMAGLPHYLRLPEHNAVVVHAGMLPNVPVEKQDPYHLLHAQCIRPPATKSYWPSKAPEGWTFWTHHWKGPERVIFGHTVFDAPLVTEYAVGIDTGCVYGHSLTAVVLPTWEFVSVPARSAYRGGKSVARIPVHGDVSVFS
- a CDS encoding RNA polymerase sigma factor; translated protein: MYEQLTDDELFAEVVRRRATGEPVGGPLGALVQRWARPSRYVISKIQASYGRGSPADADELFQDAVGKFIDRGLDQFRGVSEQMPGRSASPKTFFLRIVKHVAIDFYRKHREELAAPPSDPDDAMEEPPSQVARAVEFGKRREERAEAQELYWAAYARLQQEHPKEASAWDLYHHEDVEDHEECARRLNITVVNSYKRVSRAQAYLKLYLLDLQRESHGEEA
- a CDS encoding RNA polymerase sigma factor — protein: MQGLRMTTLRLSKEADEPAEATAPGGEEALLSRRALAGDRAAWDALVARHHRRVVVSLLARGVRVDRAQELAQETWARLIQQQQRGLLTELRLPNLALTQAAFLAADDARRTRRESISGAVDELPERHHPVDPSVSAERRLLSEEQLSRAHAALAQVSPSARNVFLLACDGQELPHAEVASRVGLSVQRVRQILCEVRKKLRTALEEETHA
- a CDS encoding PaaI family thioesterase, which produces MSDSPSGAPSRPSQADLDRYAEQFSQSLTLRLFGAHLSFPEGRKVVVSIPELRPEHRGGAGSASTVNGGILAALFDYAIGCTGALVDPGRRCATVQLSMSFERAVTGGSIRVESEIDSQSVSMLFATARLYDDAGRVCARCQGVVKLSNARWASGDSPAVN
- a CDS encoding Mov34/MPN/PAD-1 family protein translates to MSPHEVCMLIGHDGEVLWCDESNSPARMPDSRSRWQAIWRLREVLEEVAHSHPDGPLGFSTEDESTMSALTSALGKPLRFSVVAPEGMVSRQGDRDVLVVEEPWWAEALRSASGIRHTPSGLA
- a CDS encoding DUF2267 domain-containing protein, with product MPNDREQGKGAPQGGERQASRRDTPIEVRRRLRHESRTSQTYAAFLQHLCERGGMSPAVAEKAAVSVLCALEQRILSEEASDLEDQLPRKLTLLLHRCEKHEDELPPKFHREHLLRRVGEDLSLQPAAVEPVVRAVMDAVRDQITEGEVEDVMGQLPPDIRDLWTRTV
- a CDS encoding zf-HC2 domain-containing protein, whose amino-acid sequence is MLKPHLTRDAAEQYILGALAPEKAASLEAHTLECEPCARLLQEEALLSEQLQEVASTFPREAPVIRPARWDTRRVAVGAALATAASLALVLLSGDQRSTSLGALAPEAPPSLAGLEAEAREPQAIVVACPDLATQASCTQSAEERGLLVQYPWGTGEVPRYEARTGLPKDALSARRPVSL